From Deinococcus multiflagellatus, the proteins below share one genomic window:
- the kynU gene encoding kynureninase has protein sequence MPTQTVLADLTTLPVPADVLALDARDPLAHKRDEFLLPDGVIYLDGNSLGALSRRVVQRVRHVTEEEWGRALIGSWTLGAQEGRDWMALPDRVAAKIARLIGAQPDEVAVGDSTSVNTFKVLAAALGVAAPERRVLLTDADNFPTDLYVAQGLTALLGGGYELRRVPADEVAAHLRPDVAAVLLTQVDYRTGRCLDLAAISAQARAAGVLTIWDLAHSAGAFPVDLNGAGADFAVGCGYKYLNGGPGAPAFLFAARRWHAAAPVALSGWMGHADPFEMARDYVPAPGARRFVTGTPMVLSLSALDAALDAFADVDLHALRVKSLALTDMFMALLDPVAERLALTLVTPREPAQRGSQVSYRHPQAREVMADLIAAGLVGDFRTPDILRFGFTPLYHSFADVYRAARGVQAMLEARA, from the coding sequence ATGCCCACCCAGACGGTCCTGGCCGACCTGACGACCCTGCCCGTTCCCGCCGATGTGCTGGCCCTGGACGCCCGCGACCCCCTGGCCCACAAACGCGACGAATTTCTGCTGCCGGACGGCGTGATTTACCTGGACGGCAACAGCCTGGGGGCCCTGAGCCGCCGGGTGGTTCAGCGCGTGCGCCACGTCACGGAAGAAGAGTGGGGCCGCGCCCTGATCGGCTCGTGGACCCTGGGCGCGCAGGAGGGACGCGACTGGATGGCCCTGCCTGACCGCGTGGCGGCCAAGATTGCCCGCCTGATCGGCGCGCAGCCCGACGAGGTGGCGGTGGGCGACAGCACCAGCGTCAACACCTTTAAAGTGCTGGCGGCGGCCCTGGGCGTGGCGGCCCCCGAACGGCGTGTCCTGCTGACCGACGCCGACAATTTCCCCACCGACCTGTACGTGGCGCAGGGGTTAACGGCGCTGCTGGGCGGCGGCTACGAGCTGCGCCGGGTGCCAGCCGACGAGGTGGCCGCCCACCTGCGCCCCGACGTGGCGGCCGTGCTGCTGACTCAGGTGGACTACCGCACCGGGCGCTGCCTGGACCTCGCGGCGATCAGCGCGCAGGCCCGCGCCGCCGGGGTGCTGACCATCTGGGATCTGGCGCACTCGGCGGGTGCCTTTCCGGTGGACCTGAACGGGGCGGGGGCCGACTTTGCGGTGGGCTGCGGCTACAAATACCTGAACGGTGGGCCCGGCGCGCCGGCCTTTCTGTTCGCGGCGCGGCGCTGGCACGCGGCGGCGCCGGTGGCCCTGAGCGGCTGGATGGGCCACGCCGACCCCTTTGAAATGGCCCGCGACTACGTGCCTGCGCCCGGCGCTCGCCGTTTCGTGACCGGCACGCCGATGGTGCTGAGCCTCAGTGCCCTGGACGCGGCCCTGGACGCCTTTGCGGACGTGGACCTGCACGCGCTGCGCGTCAAGTCCCTGGCCCTGACCGACATGTTCATGGCCCTGCTGGACCCGGTGGCCGAGCGCCTCGCCCTGACGCTGGTGACGCCGCGCGAGCCCGCCCAGCGTGGGTCGCAGGTCAGCTACCGCCACCCCCAGGCGCGCGAGGTGATGGCCGACCTGATCGCGGCCGGCCTTGTGGGTGATTTCCGCACCCCGGACATCCTGCGCTTTGGCTTTACCCCGCTATACCACTCGTTTGCCGATGTGTACCGCGCGGCCCGTGGCGTGCAGGCCATGCTGGAGGCCCGCGCATGA
- the kynA gene encoding tryptophan 2,3-dioxygenase, whose product MSRPEHHPDAPEQAYTDFTRSLSYGDYLQLDTLKSAHRPVTEAHDEHLFIAVHHVSEVWLELIIRELRAAMAQLEAGITDAPLKGLTRVVRAQEQLTNAWEVLKTMTPADYLQFRHAFGQASGFQSAAYRMVEFLLGNRFEALLRPHEHRPDLHGPLQTAMQAPSVYDLTLRLVAARGLPVPQEVLGRDLSQPPVLNEAVLDAWLQVYRDPERYWDLYELAEKLLDVEDNFRRWRFNHMTTVERTIGFKRGSGGTSGAAYLRRALETVLFPELWEIRTRL is encoded by the coding sequence ATGAGCCGCCCCGAGCATCACCCCGACGCCCCCGAGCAGGCCTACACCGACTTTACCCGCAGCCTCAGCTACGGCGACTACCTGCAGCTGGACACCCTGAAAAGTGCCCACCGTCCCGTGACCGAGGCCCACGACGAACACCTCTTCATCGCGGTGCACCATGTCAGCGAGGTGTGGCTGGAACTGATTATCCGCGAACTGCGCGCGGCGATGGCCCAGCTGGAGGCCGGGATTACCGACGCGCCCCTCAAGGGCCTGACCCGGGTGGTCCGCGCCCAGGAACAGCTGACCAACGCCTGGGAAGTGCTGAAAACCATGACCCCGGCGGATTACCTGCAGTTTCGCCACGCCTTTGGGCAGGCCTCTGGCTTTCAGAGTGCCGCCTACCGCATGGTGGAATTCCTGCTGGGCAACCGCTTTGAAGCCCTGCTGCGCCCCCATGAACACCGCCCCGACCTGCACGGGCCGCTGCAAACCGCCATGCAGGCCCCCAGCGTGTATGACCTGACCTTGCGGCTGGTGGCGGCACGCGGCCTGCCGGTGCCGCAGGAGGTTCTGGGGCGTGACCTGAGCCAGCCCCCGGTGCTGAACGAGGCCGTGCTTGACGCGTGGCTGCAGGTCTACCGCGACCCGGAGCGCTACTGGGACCTGTACGAGCTGGCCGAAAAGCTGCTGGACGTGGAAGACAACTTCCGCCGCTGGCGCTTTAACCACATGACCACGGTGGAGCGCACCATCGGCTTCAAACGGGGCTCTGGGGGCACCAGCGGCGCCGCCTACCTGCGCCGCGCCTTGGAAACCGTGCTGTTCCCCGAACTGTGGGAGATTCGGACACGGTTGTGA
- a CDS encoding S8 family peptidase — MNARLPSVLLALTVVLAACGSPGAPSSDSSANLRGGAPLLGTGNPDAIPGQYIVVLKDSAPNLTAQDSAGLVRALNLDPQGVSIQHIYGAALNGFAAKLSAQNLETLLNDPNVAYIEQDGEMHMTATQTGATWGLDRIDQRSLPLNGTYVYNSTASGVRAYIIDTGIRTSHTQFGGRAVWGTNTTGDGNNTDCQGHGTHVAGTVGSATYGVAKGVTLIAVKVLNCQGSGSYSGIIAGINWSLNNKGSAPAVANMSLGGGFSQSVNSAVNNASAQNLVMVVAAGNSNANACNYSPASAASAITVGSTTNTDARSSFSNYGSCVDLFAPGSGITSAWNSSDTATNTISGTSMASPHVAGAVALRIASGLGTTGSVTNAILSSATTGKVTNPGAGSPNRLLYTGP; from the coding sequence ATGAACGCACGTCTTCCTTCCGTCCTCCTCGCGCTCACTGTGGTTCTGGCGGCCTGCGGTTCGCCGGGTGCCCCCTCCAGCGACAGCAGCGCAAATCTGCGCGGCGGCGCCCCGCTGCTGGGCACGGGCAACCCCGACGCCATTCCCGGGCAGTACATCGTGGTGCTGAAAGACAGCGCGCCTAACCTGACCGCCCAGGACAGCGCCGGGCTGGTCCGGGCCCTGAACCTGGACCCCCAGGGCGTGAGCATTCAGCACATCTACGGTGCGGCCCTGAACGGCTTTGCCGCCAAGCTGAGCGCCCAGAACCTGGAAACGCTGCTGAATGACCCCAACGTGGCGTACATCGAGCAGGATGGCGAGATGCACATGACCGCCACGCAGACGGGCGCCACCTGGGGCCTGGACCGCATTGACCAGCGCAGCCTCCCCCTGAACGGCACGTACGTGTACAACTCCACGGCCAGTGGGGTCCGCGCGTACATCATTGACACGGGCATTCGCACCTCGCACACGCAGTTTGGCGGGCGCGCCGTGTGGGGCACGAACACCACGGGCGACGGCAACAACACCGATTGCCAGGGCCACGGTACGCACGTGGCTGGGACCGTGGGCAGCGCCACCTACGGCGTCGCCAAGGGCGTGACCCTGATCGCCGTGAAGGTGCTCAACTGTCAGGGTTCGGGCAGTTACTCGGGCATCATTGCGGGCATCAACTGGTCGCTGAACAACAAGGGCAGCGCCCCTGCAGTCGCCAACATGAGCCTGGGCGGCGGCTTTAGCCAGTCGGTGAACAGCGCCGTGAACAATGCGTCGGCCCAGAATCTGGTCATGGTCGTGGCGGCCGGCAACTCCAATGCCAACGCCTGCAACTACAGCCCGGCCAGTGCCGCGAGCGCCATTACCGTGGGCAGCACCACGAACACCGACGCCCGCAGCAGCTTCTCGAACTACGGCAGCTGCGTGGACCTCTTCGCGCCGGGCTCGGGGATCACCTCGGCCTGGAACAGCAGCGACACGGCCACCAACACCATTTCTGGCACCTCCATGGCTTCGCCGCATGTGGCCGGGGCCGTCGCCCTGCGCATTGCCAGCGGCCTGGGCACCACCGGCAGCGTGACCAACGCCATTCTCAGCAGCGCCACCACCGGCAAAGTCACGAACCCCGGTGCCGGCAGCCCCAACCGCCTGCTGTACACCGGCCCCTGA